From the Leptolyngbya sp. O-77 genome, one window contains:
- a CDS encoding ClpP family protease — MRIQYTTNARAEREALEKLAPPPAVVWVNEFKSDAVKPFLEQFNRAVESLQPVVPVLIDSYGGEIDTLMAMVDICRSSPKPIATVVMGKAMSAGAILLSCGWHGYRYAAPNSRIMIHDCLTVSFGKAGEIIADADEVKRLNALLYQILDENCQKPPGYFVEQVHQRGHADWYLTPEQALEHNLVNHVKVPTLQVSLSTAYEFLG, encoded by the coding sequence ATGCGTATCCAATACACCACCAATGCTCGTGCAGAGCGCGAAGCCCTGGAAAAACTTGCCCCTCCCCCAGCCGTAGTGTGGGTTAATGAATTTAAGTCTGACGCAGTTAAACCTTTTTTGGAGCAATTTAACCGAGCCGTAGAATCCCTCCAACCTGTGGTTCCCGTGCTGATCGACTCCTATGGCGGCGAAATCGACACGCTGATGGCGATGGTCGATATCTGCCGCTCGTCGCCCAAGCCGATCGCCACCGTTGTCATGGGTAAGGCCATGAGTGCAGGTGCGATTCTGCTCTCTTGCGGCTGGCACGGCTATCGCTATGCTGCCCCCAACAGCCGCATCATGATCCACGACTGCCTCACCGTCTCCTTTGGCAAGGCCGGCGAGATCATTGCCGATGCCGACGAAGTAAAGCGGCTCAATGCGCTGCTGTATCAAATTCTGGATGAAAACTGCCAGAAGCCGCCGGGCTACTTTGTCGAGCAGGTGCATCAGCGGGGCCACGCCGATTGGTATCTCACCCCAGAGCAAGCCCTGGAGCATAACCTGGTAAATCATGTGAAGGTTCCGACGCTCCAAGTGAGCTTGTCTACTGCCTACGAGTTTTTGGGGTGA